From one Triticum urartu cultivar G1812 chromosome 3, Tu2.1, whole genome shotgun sequence genomic stretch:
- the LOC125548990 gene encoding uncharacterized protein LOC125548990 isoform X1: protein MMNDSISKPDGVEPANYYVDANPRMVKLIPPASRSKSTSEESTWTQEKTVNIPIPATEEKKVLTDHKQEQGPEELQNLLDLDQESIMMKTRFLISKLNTANVLVFPSTCDEKQQVEVYQRLSRYYIEALKLSSLKKELDDAQSNKDLDPLHVYENIFLKYVEKDPEWYFHPEQCKLAGLDDYQRLVLRDDPMYGDWDEYRLTYHTYRGDLEYVKFREEISAKIKWIEDEAALLGDQRMKNELVALFQSLKIALQFRNIPGRSVMSGFREHINNLRFDFKDRKDLVGLYLELWRRVAKNKVNFGEALRQLYKEDIFPSRKGLIKFALDSCPDTSLIKYNYDTYVDGINEKLPEDKAHPLITEAVKKMFKKRKNYLDYTRKKLEIAARIGLIPTTA, encoded by the exons ATGATGAATGACAGCATAAGCAAGCCAGATGGCGTTGAGCCTGCCAACTATTATGTCGATGCAAATCCAAGGATGGTCAAATTAATTCCTCCTGCTAGCCGCAGCAAGAGCACTTCAGAAGAAAGTACATGGACACAAGAGAAGACGGTAAACATCCCAATCCCAGCTACAGAAGAGAAGAAGGTTCTAACTGACCACAAACAAGAACAGGGACCAGAGGAATTACAAAACCTCCTTGATCTGGACCAAGAGTCCATCATGATGAAGACCAGATTTCTCATTTCCAAGTTGAACACTGCTAATGTACTAGTATTTCCTTCTACGTGTGATGAAAAGCAGCAGGTTGAGGTCTACCAGCGGCTCTCCCGGTACTACATTGAAGCCCTCAAG TTGTCCTCTCTCAAAAAGGAACTGGATGATGCACAAAGTAACAAGGATTTGGACCCTCTGCATGTATATGAAAATATTTTCCTTAAGTATGTCGAAAAGGATCCTGAATGGTACTTCCATCCTGAACAATGCAAGCTTGCTGGCTTGGACGACTACCAGCGGCTAGTGCTTCGTGATGAT CCAATGTACGGAGATTGGGATGAGTACCGCCTGACTTACCATACCTACCGTGGAGATCTAGAATATGTCAAGTTCCGTGAGGAGATATCAGCGAAAATTAAG TGGATTGAAGATGAAGCAGCACTCTTGGGGGATCAG CGGATGAAAAATGAGCTAGTGGCTCTCTTCCAATCATTGAAGATTGCACTGCAGTTTCGTAATATTCCTGGACGTTCAGTTATGTCTGGCTTCAGA GAGCATATAAATAACCTTCGGTTCGACTTCAAAGACAGGAAGGACTTGGTCGGTCTCTATCTTGAGTTATGGAGAAGGGTTGCTAAGAATAAG GTGAATTTCGGTGAGGCTTTGAGGCAATTGTATAAAGAGGACATTTTCCCCTCCCGCAAGGGTTTGATCAAATTTGCGCTGGATAGCTGTCCAGACACCAGTTTGATAAAATATAAC TATGATACCTACGTGGATGGCATTAATGAGAAG CTTCCGGAAGACAAAGCTCATCCCTTGATCACAGAGGCCGTTAAGAAAATG TTTAAGAAAAGGAAGAACTATTTGGATTACACCAGAAAGAAGTTGGAAATCGCAGCACGCATTGGATTGATTCCCACAA CAGCCTAG
- the LOC125548990 gene encoding uncharacterized protein LOC125548990 isoform X2: MMNDSISKPDGVEPANYYVDANPRMVKLIPPASRSKSTSEESTWTQEKTVNIPIPATEEKKVLTDHKQEQGPEELQNLLDLDQESIMMKTRFLISKLNTANVLVFPSTCDEKQQVEVYQRLSRYYIEALKLSSLKKELDDAQSNKDLDPLHVYENIFLKYVEKDPEWYFHPEQCKLAGLDDYQRLVLRDDPMYGDWDEYRLTYHTYRGDLEYVKFREEISAKIKWIEDEAALLGDQRMKNELVALFQSLKIALQFRNIPGRSVMSGFREHINNLRFDFKDRKDLVGLYLELWRRVAKNKVNFGEALRQLYKEDIFPSRKGLIKFALDSCPDTSLIKYNYDTYVDGINEKLPEDKAHPLITEAVKKMFKKRKNYLDYTRKKLEIAARIGLIPTT; this comes from the exons ATGATGAATGACAGCATAAGCAAGCCAGATGGCGTTGAGCCTGCCAACTATTATGTCGATGCAAATCCAAGGATGGTCAAATTAATTCCTCCTGCTAGCCGCAGCAAGAGCACTTCAGAAGAAAGTACATGGACACAAGAGAAGACGGTAAACATCCCAATCCCAGCTACAGAAGAGAAGAAGGTTCTAACTGACCACAAACAAGAACAGGGACCAGAGGAATTACAAAACCTCCTTGATCTGGACCAAGAGTCCATCATGATGAAGACCAGATTTCTCATTTCCAAGTTGAACACTGCTAATGTACTAGTATTTCCTTCTACGTGTGATGAAAAGCAGCAGGTTGAGGTCTACCAGCGGCTCTCCCGGTACTACATTGAAGCCCTCAAG TTGTCCTCTCTCAAAAAGGAACTGGATGATGCACAAAGTAACAAGGATTTGGACCCTCTGCATGTATATGAAAATATTTTCCTTAAGTATGTCGAAAAGGATCCTGAATGGTACTTCCATCCTGAACAATGCAAGCTTGCTGGCTTGGACGACTACCAGCGGCTAGTGCTTCGTGATGAT CCAATGTACGGAGATTGGGATGAGTACCGCCTGACTTACCATACCTACCGTGGAGATCTAGAATATGTCAAGTTCCGTGAGGAGATATCAGCGAAAATTAAG TGGATTGAAGATGAAGCAGCACTCTTGGGGGATCAG CGGATGAAAAATGAGCTAGTGGCTCTCTTCCAATCATTGAAGATTGCACTGCAGTTTCGTAATATTCCTGGACGTTCAGTTATGTCTGGCTTCAGA GAGCATATAAATAACCTTCGGTTCGACTTCAAAGACAGGAAGGACTTGGTCGGTCTCTATCTTGAGTTATGGAGAAGGGTTGCTAAGAATAAG GTGAATTTCGGTGAGGCTTTGAGGCAATTGTATAAAGAGGACATTTTCCCCTCCCGCAAGGGTTTGATCAAATTTGCGCTGGATAGCTGTCCAGACACCAGTTTGATAAAATATAAC TATGATACCTACGTGGATGGCATTAATGAGAAG CTTCCGGAAGACAAAGCTCATCCCTTGATCACAGAGGCCGTTAAGAAAATG TTTAAGAAAAGGAAGAACTATTTGGATTACACCAGAAAGAAGTTGGAAATCGCAGCACGCATTGGATTGATTCCCACAA CCTAG